In the genome of Tissierella sp., the window TTTTCACTCAAATCATTGAGTATATAATAATCAATATCTTATCATAGCAAACCCCAGATTTTATAGAAAAATCTAGGGAGCTCACTACTTAACAGAAATAAAATATATTTTATACAATTCTAAATACTGTAAACAGTAACCAACAAAGAATCGAACCAACTATGGACATTGCGAATCCCCATGCCATCATCCCTTTATATAACGGTTTTGAATCAATATGGTCAGGTGAACCAGAAATAAAGACTGCACCTGTAGTGGAAAGTGGGCTCATATCAGTTAAATGTCCAGCAACTATAATAGTAGAAATCAGCGGCATCAAATCAGTTGCAGGAGCACCGATCTGTGCTAACAATAGTGGTGCCATTGGCAAGAAAGCAGGCATAATAACACCAGAAGTACTAGCATAAGCAGAAACGATGGCTGCGAAGAATCCTATAACCAAGGTAGCTGTAAATGGAGTGGAGAAGTTAGCCATAATATCTGCAAAGAGATCCATTCCACCTATATCTTGCATAAGTTTAACCATTACAGTTACCCCAGTAACTAATATTATAGCTCCCCATGGCATTGTTTTAAATGCAGCTTTTTCATCTCCAGCTTTCATAAGGATAAGAATAGAGCTAAGTACAAAGGATGTAAATCCAATATCTAATTTAAGTATAAGAACTGCAATCACTAGTAATCCTATTGCACTTAAAGTAGCCATTTGTTGGAAACTAAAAGGCTCAACTGTCATTGTCGCTAAGGCATTGACCTTATCATTATCTTTAACTTTCCATAATTTAAGTCCTCCATATAGAAAATAAGCAATTGCAGCTACAATAATATGAACAATTAGCATATTCATCCAAAGAGTCATTTCCATACCTACTATTCCCATTTCTGCCAAAACACTATTACCTACAATTCCATTTGGTGCTAATGGGGACATTGCTCCAGCTTGGGCACCATTACCAACTACAAGGGCCATAAGAAGGGGTGGTATCCCTACTTCAGCAGCTAAAACCATAGCAGGCGCAGCCAAAAGCGCAGAAATAGCAATTTGTCCTGGTCCAAGGGAAGAAAGAATAAAAGCTAAAACGAATAAAACTATTGGAAGGAGTGCTACTTTTCCTTTTACCATTTTAACCGAATACTTAGTTATCTTATCTAAAGTACCGTTACTCTGGGCAATACCGAATAAAAAGGTAACACCTACTAACATCAGTAAAAGACTTGCTGGATAACCTGCAATTAAATCCTTAACCTTCATTCCACCTATTAAATGACCAACTACATATGCCAACCCAAGAGACAAAATCCCAAGATTGATGTTTTTCCAAATACTAATAATAATTGCTAATACCAACACTACTAAAGAGAGTATATCTAAATGACTTGCTAAAAATTCTAACATAATAACACCATCCTCCTTATTTAACTTCTGTAAAAACTAAGATTTAATAAATGACTTTTATCCTCCTTTCTGATTGGTTTTTTATATTTATCCTTCAATAATAAAAGCATTATTGAGGAATAGAAAACAATTTTAAATCAATTATTTTAAGAAGGTTTGTCCCATTGATTGTGCAGCTGTTCCAAGTTTGACCTTATATCCAAGTTCAAATAAAGTCATTTCTATGGCACCTAGAACTGCATAAACATCTAATTTATAAATAGCACCTAAATGTCCTATCCTGAAAATCTTTCCTTGTAGCTTTTGAAGTCCACCACCTATGACCACACCATATTTTTCTTTTAATATTCTTGCAAACTCCTTATACTGTATCCCGTCAGGCATATTAACAGTAGTTACAGTATCAGATTCATATCCTTCTTCCGAAAATAGTCTCAGTCCCATTGCCTTCATTGCATTTCGTGTTGCTTCTGCCATTAAAGCATGTCTGTCCCAGATATTTTCCAAACCTTCTTCTTCAATAATGTTCAGGGACTCCTTTAACCCAAACAACAATGTCGTTGGAGGTGTATAGGGAAATTGCTTCTCTCCCATTTTTGCCCTTACTGCTTTATAATCCCAATACCACTTTGGCATTGTAGATTTCTCTGAAAGTTTCCAAGCCCTTTCACTTACAGCAACCATACTAAGCCCTGGTGGAAGCATAAATCCTTTTTGAGATGCAGTTATAGCAACATCTACTCCCCATGCATCCATTTCAAATGGAATGCATGCAAGGGAACTAACTACATCTACAATCAATAATGCTGGATGTCCACTTTCCTTCATCATTTTTCCAACTGATTCAATATTGTTTACAATTCCAGAGGTTGTCTCATTTTGTGGTATACATACTGCTCTTATCTTTTTATCTACATCTTTCTTGAGAACTTCTTCGATCTCCTCAGTCTTTACAGCCTGACCCCATTCCTTTTGAATTCTAATAACATCAACACCATATTTTTTTGCTATATCCGCCACTCTTTCACTAAAGACTCCATGACAAGCAGCTGCTATAGTATCTCCAGGTGAAAAGAAATTAACTATGGCTGATTCTAAAGCCCCGCTACCTGAACTTGGAAACATTAGAATGTCATTTTCAGTCCTATATACCTTTTTCAAGCCTTCTACACAGCATGTTATTAATTTTTCAAATTCTGCCCCTCTATGATTTATAAGCGGCATTGAAAGGGTTCTTAGTATTCTCTCTGGTATATTAGTTGGTCCTGGAATTTGTAAATATTCTCTTCTCTCCATGTCTTCACTCTCCTATAAATTATCAACAATGTCTTCTATTATTTTAATTACCTCATAAATATGACTTTCTTCAATTCCATAATGAGTTATCATCCTAAAAGATGTTTTAGAAATTCTTTTAGCCTTGATACCGTTTTGCATCAATTTATCAAGAAATGCTTCAATTGTAACTGGTAAATCTTCAACTGAACCTGTAATTATATTTGTATGGATTCTTGATATATCCACATTTAACCCATTGATTTTTGCTAATCCACTTCCTAAAATTTGAGCATGTTTATGATCTATTTCAATCTGCGGCATCATTGTATTTAGTGCAACAATTCCAGGTGCAGCTAAGAAACCAGCTTGCCTACATCCTCCACCTATCCTTTGTTTCATCCATCTTGCCTTTGCAATTATATCCTTATTTCCAGCAAGTATGGCTCCATATGGTGCAGCAAGACCTTTTGTCAACGCAAACATAACTGTATCTGCATCTTTTACAATCTCTTTTACTGGAGTTTTAGAGGCAACTGCCGCATTAAATACTCTTGCACCATCAAAGTGAACATATATATTATTCTTTTTTGCTAAGCTGCAAACATCATTTATATTCTCTTGTGGTACAATAAATCCTGCATTAAGATTGTTTGTATTTTCTATGCATATTAGTGAAGTTTTTGCTCTTTGGATACCCTCCTCTTGAATTAAATCCTCCATTTTATTGATATCATATACTCCATTTGGCACTTCTATGGCTCTTGTTTGAACCTGAGAAATTGCAGCAAGTCCTCCAACTTCCAAATTATATATATGTGAAGTGTCCCCTATGATTACTTCCTCTCCACGGTTTGTTAAAGCCATAACTGCTATTTGGTTGCCCATAGTTCCTGAAGTAACAAATAATCCCTCTTCCTTCCCTAGTATATCTGCTGACATTCTTTCCAGCTCTCTTACCGTTGGATCTTCCCCCATAATATCATCTCCAACTACGGCATTATACATTGCCTCTCTCATCTCTTGAGAAGGTTGTGTCACCGTATCAGAACGAAGATCAATAAAACCTTTCATATTATCACCTTCCATTTCTCATTAATGTTCTCATTAAGCCAAGTTTTATTATAACTTACCTATATAATTATATTTTTAACAATACAATTATATAAAGCAAGAACCATGCCAAATCTTGGCATGGTTCTTATCAGCAGTATTCATCCGATGTTTTAGACTTTGATATAGTTGTATTCCAGATGCCCTTCATTTATTGAAACATTTTCGTTTCAGATATGTTGCATCATTTGAAACATTTTTGATTCAATTTCAAGATTTTATTCTATCGTGACAGATCTAAATCATATTTTTTTATTTTTCTCCATAAGGTGGTTCTAGATATCCCCAATTCCTTTGCTGTCAAATTAATTATACCCTTATTTTCTTCTAAAGCATGTAAAATTGCGTCTTTCTCAGAAATATAGTTCTTTTTATATTCTTCTAATTCTACATTCTTCTCATTAATTATTGTTTCTTTATCATCTAATTGATATATAGTTGTATCACTTTTAGTATCTTCTACTGTAATAAATTTGTTTTCAATATCTTCACGTTCTATACATTTCTCCTTTGCAACAACCATTAATCTTTCCACAAAGTTTTTAAGTTCCCTAATGTTACCAGGCCAGTTGTACAAACTCAAATATTGTATTGCCTTTTCACTTAGAGTTATTGATGGTCTATCTAATCTCTGGCTGTAATATTGGATAAAATGATTTATAAGATATGGAATATCTTCTTTTTTATTTCTCAAAGGATACATCTCTATCTTTAACACATTAAGCCTATAAAATAAATCTTCTCTAAACTTTCTTTCTAATACTAGGCTATGAAGGTTTCTGTTTGTTGCAGTAATAACTCTTACATCTATGGGAATTACCTTATTATCACCAATCCTCATAACTTGTTTTTCTTGTAACACTCTTAATAATCTTCCCTGAATCAAGGGATTCATTTCACATATTTCATCTAAGAAAATCGTTCCACCATGGGCAAGCTCAAACAAACCTCGTTTCCCTTTTCTATCAGCCCCAGTAAATGATCCAGGTGCATATCCAAACAGCTCAGATTCTAGCAGACTTTCCGAAAGTGCTGCACAGTTAACTGCTACAAATGGACCATTAGCCCTGTTACTATAATTATGTATACTTTGAACCATGACTTCTTTACCTGTTCCTGTTTCACCCTCTATTAAAATCGTCGAATTTACCTTTGCATATTCCTTACCTATTCTTATTGTTTCTTTTGATTCTTTACTAACTCCAATAACATCATCGAATGTGTATTTAGCATAAAGTCCAGTAGTAGAGATTTCTCTCCTTATCTGCTCCTCCATCTGCTGAATCCTATTTACATCCTGCAACATTGCCACGGCATCAACGACTTCTCCATTCACCTTTATAGGTATATTAGATACCATTATCTTATTTTCCTGAATGTATTTAATAACCTCCATTTCACCAATACCACTATACAATATATCAGTCAATTCAAGCTGTGGAAGTACATTATCTATATGCTTACCAACAACATCTTTACCATTTAATTTTAACAGTTTTTCAGCTGTTGAGTTAAAAATGCTTATATATCCATTTCTATCAACTGATATAATCCCATCCTTAGAGTTCTCTACTATTGTTCTAAATCTTTCTCCTCTTTTATTCTCCTCACGGGTAGCTATTGCTACCCTCTTTGCCTCCTGGATTGCACTAATAATAGCTTCTCTTCCCGTTTTTATAACTATCGGTTTGATATCATATTTAGGAGCATATCGAACAATAATGCCTCCCCCAATCACAACTTTGACTCCTCGGCTTGAAATATCAGCCATTTTTTCCTCGACTTCTTTTTCATTGGTGACCTGTATTACCTGATATCTTATTCCTGATATCTTTATGAAACTTTCACTTGCCGTAAGCATATTATCAAAGGCTATTATTGCAATATTATCATTCACTTTTTCAGCTTCATTAATAGCATTAAATATGTCCATTACTGTTATTGGAATAGGCACGGTAGGTATATTTAAGCCACAATTCTTTAATAGTAGCTGTGTACCACCCCTAGCAATAATAACATCGAATCCCTTACCCTCATACTCTTTTGCTAATTCAAGTCCTATTTCCATGGAACCTTCAATTATATGGATACTCTCCTGAAATTCAGAAGCTGCTGCTTTCGCTATCTTTAGCAAATCCTTTGGAACTATTATTGCAATTTTAACCATAAGAACCTCCTAATATATTGACTAATAAGTTATTGAAACAAGATATCTTTATAGAAACTATTTTTTACATTAGAATATAAGACATACGATAGTAGCATGTCTTAATCAATTATACTCAATATACTCTACTTAAATTATAACACAGATTAAAATTAATACTAAATCCGTATTCAACTTAATGATTAATATACAAAACAAAAGGCAGCCTATATCCAAGTATCTCCAATGGCTATAGGCTGTTTTTTATTTGTTAAAGTTTAACTGTTGATACTATTTCTTCAAGCTTCATAGATACTTCTTTATTTCCTTCCATTATTGTATTTATATTATTTATAGCCTCAACTATATTCATATTCTTTTCAGCTATAGTTGTAGTTGCAACTGTTGATTCTTCAACTGTAATAGATATCTCCTTCATTGATGTGGATATTTCATTTACTGTAGCAGCTAACTCTTCAGAAGTTGCACTTAAGTCTGAAATTATATTATTTAAGAAATATCCATCCTCTTTATAATTATTTACAGCGTCTACCATCAAGTCATAGTCCTTCATAACATCTATTTCTAAGAAATCCATTACTGATGATACTCTGTCTATAAGCTGCTCCACTGCTTTAGTTATATTATCTGTTACAGCTTGAATCTCTCCTACTGTTGAATTAGAATGTTCAGCAAGTTTTCTGATTTCATCTGCTACTACTGCAAATCCTCTTCCTGATTCTCCTGCTCTTGCAGCTTCTATAGCTGCATTTAAAGATAATAATGAGGTTTGTTCTGATATAGATAATATTGCATTTGACAATAATGTTATCTTTTCTACCTCTTTCGATGCTTCTATTGCTTTTCCGATTTCTCCTCTTGCCTCTTCATAGATATTCACAGATTTATCTTTTGCCATGATAAACTGATGTCTTAGTTCTTCAGCTTTAGTGCTAATTTCAGAAGATGTATTATATCCGTCTTGAACTTTTTCAGCAAAATCAGTTATTGCCATATCTATTTCATTAGCGGATTCATTGATGGATAAAGTGGCTGCAGCTGTTTCTTCCATTCCAGCTGAAAGCTCCTCAGTAGTAGCAGAGGTATCTTCTGCTTGCAATACTAAGAAACCAAGCTTGTCTAAAGTCTCTTTATATACTTCATGATTAATTTCAATTGATGAATCCATCTCTTTCATAAACATTCTCAGTTTTTCAATAATCAGTTGATAGGATCTATACATTTGTCCTATTTCATCTTTTCTTTCAAGTTTACTTTCTTCAATAGATAAGGATAAATCCAAATCACTTATATTTTCTGCAATATTAACTGAATTTATAATTGGTTTTGATATTGTCCCAGCTATATAATTTGCAAATACAAGGGCAATAGCAACTACAACAATTGTTGCTATTATAGTATATCGGATAACCATATTGATAGTTCCCATGGCTCTATCACTAGGAAATCCTACTCCTACTTTCCAATTTGATTCTACTACATCTGCATAGAAGAACATTCTATCTTCATTATCAAAGTCCTTCACTCTTCTTTCCCTAATACTCAAATCTTTAGACATAATACTTTGAATCTTGCCATCTAATACATCGCCTATATTTGTTAATTTATCTTCAGTAGGATTAAAAGACTCATTAATATGAGTAATTATATTTCCATTATCATCTAGTAAAAAAGAATAAGCACCTTCTCCAAGGTCTACATTGGATATTAAATCTACTATAAAATCAATTGTAATATCTGATGCCATTACTCCTTCTTTACCACTAGAAGTTTTGAAAAGCTTTGATATGGTAATTACCATTTTACCCATATCTGAATCCAAATAAGGTTCAGTAATATGGATGCCATCCGTTTCTTTGGCTCCTACATACCAATCTCTTGTAGTAGCATCATAGCTACTATCAGGTATCCACCCTGACCCAGCTATCAAGGACTTGTCCGAAAAAGCAACATAATACTCATTCCCATCATTCATCTTGTTTTTATCAACAAAATACTTATGCACATAATTATATTCATAATTGTTATTATATAGGAGTCCTTGAAGTACTTCCTCTAAGGAATCTTTTTGTAATGCCATCCATTTATCAGAATCCTTCGCAATATTTACAGTTTCAAGTTGAATGTTTTTATTTACCTCTTCTTCTAAATTTTGAATAGACAAATTATAATTAATCAATGCAATTGCCATAACACTAATAATACAAACCAAAACTGAAAATATGACTAGTTTCCCTTTTAATTTCATAGACATCACTCCCCTTATGTTTTTTTACACATATTTCCACATTATTATACATTAAAACACAAATGTATTCAATGAGTCTTTCGACTAGAATATCAACTTAAAAGAAGAGTCTATCTCAAAATGATGACAATCATTTTAAGATAGACTCTTCTTGATTTTTATAAACTTCCCTTTAATCCTATCTCTTCTGCTACTTTTCTCATAGCATTTATTGTTTCTTGAATAACATAATCCTTTTCCATTCCTAGCATATTAATACCATTTTCTATAATAGTTCTATCTACTCCTGCTGCAAATTTGCTATCTTTCCACTTTT includes:
- a CDS encoding alanine--glyoxylate aminotransferase family protein encodes the protein MERREYLQIPGPTNIPERILRTLSMPLINHRGAEFEKLITCCVEGLKKVYRTENDILMFPSSGSGALESAIVNFFSPGDTIAAACHGVFSERVADIAKKYGVDVIRIQKEWGQAVKTEEIEEVLKKDVDKKIRAVCIPQNETTSGIVNNIESVGKMMKESGHPALLIVDVVSSLACIPFEMDAWGVDVAITASQKGFMLPPGLSMVAVSERAWKLSEKSTMPKWYWDYKAVRAKMGEKQFPYTPPTTLLFGLKESLNIIEEEGLENIWDRHALMAEATRNAMKAMGLRLFSEEGYESDTVTTVNMPDGIQYKEFARILKEKYGVVIGGGLQKLQGKIFRIGHLGAIYKLDVYAVLGAIEMTLFELGYKVKLGTAAQSMGQTFLK
- a CDS encoding sigma 54-interacting transcriptional regulator, encoding MVKIAIIVPKDLLKIAKAAASEFQESIHIIEGSMEIGLELAKEYEGKGFDVIIARGGTQLLLKNCGLNIPTVPIPITVMDIFNAINEAEKVNDNIAIIAFDNMLTASESFIKISGIRYQVIQVTNEKEVEEKMADISSRGVKVVIGGGIIVRYAPKYDIKPIVIKTGREAIISAIQEAKRVAIATREENKRGERFRTIVENSKDGIISVDRNGYISIFNSTAEKLLKLNGKDVVGKHIDNVLPQLELTDILYSGIGEMEVIKYIQENKIMVSNIPIKVNGEVVDAVAMLQDVNRIQQMEEQIRREISTTGLYAKYTFDDVIGVSKESKETIRIGKEYAKVNSTILIEGETGTGKEVMVQSIHNYSNRANGPFVAVNCAALSESLLESELFGYAPGSFTGADRKGKRGLFELAHGGTIFLDEICEMNPLIQGRLLRVLQEKQVMRIGDNKVIPIDVRVITATNRNLHSLVLERKFREDLFYRLNVLKIEMYPLRNKKEDIPYLINHFIQYYSQRLDRPSITLSEKAIQYLSLYNWPGNIRELKNFVERLMVVAKEKCIEREDIENKFITVEDTKSDTTIYQLDDKETIINEKNVELEEYKKNYISEKDAILHALEENKGIINLTAKELGISRTTLWRKIKKYDLDLSR
- a CDS encoding SLC13 family permease yields the protein MLEFLASHLDILSLVVLVLAIIISIWKNINLGILSLGLAYVVGHLIGGMKVKDLIAGYPASLLLMLVGVTFLFGIAQSNGTLDKITKYSVKMVKGKVALLPIVLFVLAFILSSLGPGQIAISALLAAPAMVLAAEVGIPPLLMALVVGNGAQAGAMSPLAPNGIVGNSVLAEMGIVGMEMTLWMNMLIVHIIVAAIAYFLYGGLKLWKVKDNDKVNALATMTVEPFSFQQMATLSAIGLLVIAVLILKLDIGFTSFVLSSILILMKAGDEKAAFKTMPWGAIILVTGVTVMVKLMQDIGGMDLFADIMANFSTPFTATLVIGFFAAIVSAYASTSGVIMPAFLPMAPLLLAQIGAPATDLMPLISTIIVAGHLTDMSPLSTTGAVFISGSPDHIDSKPLYKGMMAWGFAMSIVGSILCWLLFTVFRIV
- a CDS encoding methyl-accepting chemotaxis protein, with the protein product MKLKGKLVIFSVLVCIISVMAIALINYNLSIQNLEEEVNKNIQLETVNIAKDSDKWMALQKDSLEEVLQGLLYNNNYEYNYVHKYFVDKNKMNDGNEYYVAFSDKSLIAGSGWIPDSSYDATTRDWYVGAKETDGIHITEPYLDSDMGKMVITISKLFKTSSGKEGVMASDITIDFIVDLISNVDLGEGAYSFLLDDNGNIITHINESFNPTEDKLTNIGDVLDGKIQSIMSKDLSIRERRVKDFDNEDRMFFYADVVESNWKVGVGFPSDRAMGTINMVIRYTIIATIVVVAIALVFANYIAGTISKPIINSVNIAENISDLDLSLSIEESKLERKDEIGQMYRSYQLIIEKLRMFMKEMDSSIEINHEVYKETLDKLGFLVLQAEDTSATTEELSAGMEETAAATLSINESANEIDMAITDFAEKVQDGYNTSSEISTKAEELRHQFIMAKDKSVNIYEEARGEIGKAIEASKEVEKITLLSNAILSISEQTSLLSLNAAIEAARAGESGRGFAVVADEIRKLAEHSNSTVGEIQAVTDNITKAVEQLIDRVSSVMDFLEIDVMKDYDLMVDAVNNYKEDGYFLNNIISDLSATSEELAATVNEISTSMKEISITVEESTVATTTIAEKNMNIVEAINNINTIMEGNKEVSMKLEEIVSTVKL
- a CDS encoding GntG family PLP-dependent aldolase, which translates into the protein MKGFIDLRSDTVTQPSQEMREAMYNAVVGDDIMGEDPTVRELERMSADILGKEEGLFVTSGTMGNQIAVMALTNRGEEVIIGDTSHIYNLEVGGLAAISQVQTRAIEVPNGVYDINKMEDLIQEEGIQRAKTSLICIENTNNLNAGFIVPQENINDVCSLAKKNNIYVHFDGARVFNAAVASKTPVKEIVKDADTVMFALTKGLAAPYGAILAGNKDIIAKARWMKQRIGGGCRQAGFLAAPGIVALNTMMPQIEIDHKHAQILGSGLAKINGLNVDISRIHTNIITGSVEDLPVTIEAFLDKLMQNGIKAKRISKTSFRMITHYGIEESHIYEVIKIIEDIVDNL